In Gordonia phthalatica, one genomic interval encodes:
- a CDS encoding enoyl-CoA hydratase — MIVSTATGNVTTIELAREEKRNALNEEMVEGLSKAFTKAVKDGARVIVLTGRGKVFSAGADLSGPVYDEAFLDQLVALIKQIESTPVPVIAALNGAALGAGLQLAMAADLRVMVPTALAGIPAAKIGVAIDEWTIRRLTSLVGTGLARGMLIGCDPLTAEKAEALGFANRIGDLAVAQEWAAQIALLAPLTLRHYKLVFTGDGARDEAPADRTEAMRAAWLSDDVQEARAARVEKRAPVFTGQ; from the coding sequence ATGATTGTGAGTACCGCCACTGGAAACGTCACGACCATCGAACTCGCCCGCGAGGAGAAGCGGAACGCCCTCAACGAGGAGATGGTCGAAGGTCTCTCGAAGGCCTTCACCAAGGCGGTGAAGGACGGCGCGCGGGTGATCGTCCTGACCGGCCGCGGCAAGGTGTTCAGCGCAGGCGCGGACCTCTCCGGCCCCGTGTACGACGAGGCCTTCCTGGATCAGCTCGTCGCGCTCATCAAGCAGATCGAGTCCACTCCGGTCCCGGTGATCGCGGCGCTGAACGGCGCTGCGCTCGGCGCGGGTCTGCAACTCGCGATGGCCGCGGACCTGCGGGTCATGGTGCCGACCGCCCTCGCGGGCATCCCGGCCGCGAAGATCGGCGTCGCCATCGACGAGTGGACCATCCGTCGCCTGACGTCGCTCGTCGGCACCGGTCTGGCGCGCGGCATGCTGATCGGCTGCGACCCGCTGACCGCCGAGAAGGCCGAGGCACTCGGCTTCGCGAACCGGATCGGCGACCTGGCCGTCGCGCAGGAGTGGGCCGCCCAGATCGCGCTGCTGGCGCCGCTCACGCTGCGTCACTACAAGCTGGTCTTCACCGGCGACGGCGCTCGTGACGAGGCGCCCGCCGACCGCACGGAGGCGATGCGCGCAGCGTGGCTCTCCGACGACGTGCAGGAGGCGCGCGCCGCGCGCGTCGAGAAGCGCGCACCGGTGTTCACCGGACAGTAA
- a CDS encoding MBL fold metallo-hydrolase, whose protein sequence is MTFKAPALRLTRPAPLLAMGASAEAIAETTVGSPYRVDGTFANLDSSSVLEGPGLDTAVDMLRRPGKPTNAIPVLTPTFAAEPGDLVVTWLGHASTVVDLDGVRILTDPVLSARCSPSQLVGPKRMHRAPVAASDLPPVDVVLISHDHYDHLDTPTIITLAATQPEALFVVPIGVDAHLRAWGVDASRIRTADWFDDVTLTVRGTTIGFHAVPARHFSGRGLSRNLTQWVSWAIVGPHHRVFFSGDTGFTDSYARTGDDHGPFDVSLIAIGAYDPAWHDIHLNPEEGVAVHRMLNGAERGALLVPIHWGTFNLARHSWADPVRRLTAEAESAGVEICIPRPGATLHSDSRTGTAFFDSTWWERTA, encoded by the coding sequence GTGACCTTCAAAGCGCCAGCCCTGCGTCTGACCCGGCCCGCACCTCTGCTCGCGATGGGCGCCTCCGCCGAGGCGATCGCGGAGACGACGGTCGGCTCGCCGTACCGGGTCGACGGAACGTTCGCGAACCTCGACTCGTCCTCGGTGCTGGAGGGCCCTGGCTTGGACACCGCCGTCGACATGCTTCGTCGACCGGGCAAGCCGACCAACGCGATCCCGGTCCTCACGCCGACCTTCGCCGCGGAACCGGGAGACCTCGTGGTCACCTGGCTCGGTCACGCGAGCACGGTCGTCGACCTCGACGGCGTCCGCATCCTCACCGACCCGGTGTTGTCGGCGCGCTGCTCGCCGTCGCAGTTGGTCGGGCCCAAGCGGATGCACCGAGCGCCGGTGGCCGCGAGCGACCTTCCGCCGGTCGACGTCGTGCTGATCAGCCACGACCACTACGACCACCTCGACACCCCGACGATCATCACCCTCGCCGCGACGCAGCCCGAGGCGCTCTTCGTCGTCCCGATCGGCGTCGACGCGCACCTGCGGGCGTGGGGCGTCGACGCCTCACGCATCCGGACCGCCGACTGGTTCGACGACGTCACGCTGACCGTCCGCGGCACGACGATCGGCTTCCACGCGGTCCCCGCCCGGCACTTCTCCGGTCGCGGCCTGTCCCGGAATCTGACGCAGTGGGTCAGCTGGGCGATCGTCGGCCCGCACCACCGGGTCTTCTTCTCCGGCGACACCGGCTTCACGGACTCCTACGCTCGCACAGGCGACGACCACGGGCCCTTCGACGTCAGCCTCATCGCCATCGGCGCCTACGACCCCGCCTGGCACGACATCCACCTCAACCCCGAAGAGGGCGTCGCCGTGCACCGGATGCTCAACGGCGCCGAGCGCGGCGCGCTGCTGGTGCCGATCCACTGGGGTACTTTCAACCTGGCGCGCCACTCCTGGGCGGATCCGGTGCGCCGCCTGACCGCGGAAGCGGAGAGCGCCGGCGTCGAGATCTGCATCCCCCGACCCGGGGCGACGCTGCACTCGGACAGCCGCACGGGCACCGCCTTCTTCGACTCGACCTGGTGGGAGCGAACCGCATGA
- a CDS encoding alpha/beta fold hydrolase — protein MSITEQGDGEPIVLCHGFPGLGFSWRHQMSALAEAGYRVIAPDMRGYGGTDAPSDSRLYDRTHTVADLVGLLDTLGLDRAVFGGHDFGAHLTWDLPTLAPDRVRALIQFSVPRLPRSPIRPSAGFAHMAAKHFIHFHYFQTPGVADAELDANPDEFLAKIFHALGGAGDYLSCWQHPSEGNGYLDVLPAAPPLPWSWLSAEEFDRYVDEFARTGFTGGLNWYRAEDLVWEQTVDTHDLPITVPTAFIAGAQDPVLTMMGRAALATMADLVPGLRSTLVVPGAGHFVQMEAPATVNDAITGFLRDLESPTP, from the coding sequence ATGTCGATCACCGAGCAGGGCGACGGCGAACCGATCGTCCTTTGCCACGGCTTCCCCGGCCTCGGGTTCAGCTGGCGCCATCAGATGAGTGCGCTGGCCGAGGCCGGCTACCGGGTGATCGCGCCGGACATGCGCGGCTACGGCGGGACCGATGCGCCGTCGGACTCGCGACTCTACGACCGCACGCACACCGTCGCCGACCTCGTCGGACTGCTCGACACGCTCGGCCTCGACCGCGCGGTGTTCGGCGGTCACGACTTCGGCGCACACCTCACCTGGGATCTGCCGACCCTGGCGCCCGATCGTGTGCGCGCACTGATCCAGTTCAGCGTCCCGCGCCTCCCGCGGTCGCCGATCCGCCCGTCGGCAGGGTTCGCGCACATGGCGGCAAAGCATTTCATCCACTTCCACTACTTCCAGACGCCTGGAGTCGCCGACGCGGAACTCGACGCGAATCCGGACGAGTTCCTCGCGAAGATCTTCCACGCGCTCGGCGGCGCCGGCGACTATCTCTCCTGCTGGCAGCACCCGTCGGAGGGCAACGGGTACCTGGACGTGCTGCCCGCGGCACCGCCGCTGCCGTGGTCGTGGCTCAGCGCCGAGGAGTTCGACCGGTACGTCGACGAGTTCGCCCGCACCGGGTTCACCGGCGGGCTCAACTGGTACCGCGCCGAGGACCTGGTGTGGGAGCAGACCGTCGACACCCACGACCTGCCGATCACCGTCCCGACCGCCTTCATCGCCGGCGCGCAGGATCCGGTCCTGACGATGATGGGCCGCGCGGCACTCGCCACGATGGCCGACCTGGTCCCCGGCCTGCGGTCGACGCTCGTCGTCCCCGGCGCCGGGCACTTCGTCCAGATGGAAGCGCCCGCGACCGTGAACGACGCGATCACCGGCTTCTTGCGCGATCTGGAATCGCCGACCCCGTAA
- a CDS encoding alanine racemase, whose translation MTDTAPSWRATPDWAALDDAVRRADLDSPVLALDLDLLDHNIADLHRRASGVPIRVASKSLRVRSIIEQILDRLGFAGVLAYDVAEAHWLATESGVADVLLGYPTVKRDALATLLADDLACRRVTLLVDDAAQLDLVDTVLPPAQRPSVRVAIDLDASLRAAGGRVHLGVRRSPIHTREQAVELARTIAARDGFTLVGVMSYEAQVAGVGNAAPGKLAMNTAVNAIQLASMAEIRHRRGKVIAALREIADLEFVNAGGTGSLEETAKDASVTDIAAGSGFFGGHLFDTYRHFRPAPAMAFGLDVLRHPADGIVTCAGGGWIASGPPADDRLPKPVWPEGLEYVGTEAAGEVQTPLVGAAARDLRVGDRVWFRHTKSGEPAERTERVALIRRNDDGGADVVDVVPTYRGEGRCFL comes from the coding sequence GTGACAGACACCGCCCCGAGCTGGCGCGCGACGCCCGACTGGGCCGCGCTGGACGACGCCGTCCGCCGCGCGGACCTCGACTCCCCCGTCCTCGCGCTGGACCTGGACCTGCTCGACCACAACATCGCCGACCTGCACCGTCGCGCGTCCGGCGTCCCGATCCGCGTCGCCTCCAAATCGCTGCGCGTGCGGTCGATCATCGAGCAGATCCTGGATCGCCTCGGCTTCGCCGGTGTCCTGGCCTACGACGTCGCCGAAGCCCACTGGCTCGCCACCGAGTCCGGCGTCGCCGACGTCCTCCTCGGCTATCCGACCGTCAAACGCGACGCCCTCGCCACCCTGCTGGCCGACGACCTCGCCTGCCGCCGAGTCACCCTCCTGGTCGACGACGCAGCCCAGCTCGACCTCGTCGACACCGTGCTTCCGCCCGCGCAGCGTCCGTCCGTCCGCGTCGCGATCGACCTCGACGCCTCCCTCCGCGCCGCGGGAGGTCGGGTCCACCTCGGCGTGCGCCGCTCACCGATCCACACCCGGGAGCAGGCCGTCGAGCTCGCCCGGACCATCGCCGCGCGCGACGGCTTCACGCTGGTCGGCGTGATGTCGTACGAGGCGCAGGTGGCGGGGGTCGGCAACGCCGCGCCGGGCAAGCTCGCAATGAACACGGCGGTCAACGCCATCCAGCTCGCGTCCATGGCCGAGATCCGGCACCGCCGCGGCAAGGTGATCGCCGCACTCCGCGAGATCGCCGACCTCGAGTTCGTCAACGCCGGCGGCACCGGATCGTTGGAGGAGACCGCCAAGGACGCGTCGGTCACCGACATCGCCGCCGGGTCCGGGTTCTTCGGCGGGCATCTGTTCGACACCTACCGGCACTTTCGGCCCGCACCCGCGATGGCCTTCGGCCTCGACGTGCTGCGTCACCCCGCCGACGGCATCGTCACCTGTGCAGGCGGCGGCTGGATCGCGTCCGGGCCGCCCGCCGACGACCGGCTGCCGAAACCCGTGTGGCCCGAGGGTCTGGAGTACGTGGGCACCGAGGCGGCGGGCGAGGTGCAGACCCCGCTCGTCGGCGCCGCAGCGCGCGACCTGCGCGTCGGCGATCGCGTCTGGTTCCGGCACACCAAGTCCGGCGAGCCCGCCGAACGCACCGAGCGCGTCGCGCTGATCCGCCGGAACGACGACGGCGGCGCCGACGTGGTCGACGTGGTTCCGACCTACCGAGGAGAGGGAAGGTGTTTCCTATGA
- a CDS encoding 5-oxoprolinase subunit B family protein, translated as MRELPAGSDGILLDFSAGASPEPEAQLCARALRAAVDDGRLPACDVVPAAETILVEALPGAGLDQLAVFRIVHAARREFSGAASTSEPESPAAPTPDLTLSTVYDGADLSEAATLLDVSPERLIEAHQAVLWRVQFMGFAPGFGYLIPDPSSKPEDCEMFQRITRRSQSRPSVPAGSVAVAAGYSAVYPRSSPGGWFLLGRTEATMWDSTARPPALLAAGTTVRFVAEAAS; from the coding sequence ATGCGAGAGCTACCAGCGGGAAGCGACGGGATCCTCCTTGACTTCAGCGCCGGAGCGTCGCCGGAGCCTGAGGCGCAGCTGTGCGCACGGGCGCTGCGGGCCGCGGTCGACGACGGCCGCCTGCCCGCGTGCGACGTGGTACCCGCGGCGGAGACGATCCTCGTCGAGGCGCTGCCGGGAGCCGGACTGGACCAGCTCGCCGTGTTCCGCATCGTCCATGCGGCGCGCCGTGAGTTCTCCGGCGCGGCAAGCACATCCGAACCTGAATCACCGGCGGCGCCGACGCCCGATCTGACGCTGTCGACGGTGTACGACGGCGCCGATCTGAGTGAGGCCGCGACCCTGTTGGACGTGTCCCCGGAGCGGCTGATCGAAGCGCATCAGGCGGTCCTGTGGCGGGTGCAGTTCATGGGCTTCGCGCCCGGCTTCGGCTACCTCATTCCGGACCCGTCGAGCAAGCCCGAAGACTGTGAGATGTTTCAACGGATCACCCGCCGTTCGCAGTCGCGCCCCTCGGTGCCCGCCGGTTCGGTGGCCGTGGCCGCCGGGTACAGCGCCGTGTATCCGCGGAGCAGTCCGGGCGGATGGTTTCTCCTCGGTCGCACCGAGGCGACGATGTGGGACAGCACCGCACGACCGCCCGCTCTGCTCGCCGCGGGAACCACGGTCCGGTTCGTCGCCGAGGCCGCGTCGTGA
- a CDS encoding FKBP-type peptidyl-prolyl cis-trans isomerase, which produces MSKPEVEFPEGPAPSSLEVTDLVIGDGPEAQHGGTVDVHYVGVEFESGEEFDSSWDRGQSARFPLDALIPGWQEGIPGMKVGGRRRLVVPPELAYGPAGAGHRLSGKTLIFVIDLLGV; this is translated from the coding sequence ATGAGCAAGCCCGAAGTCGAGTTCCCGGAGGGACCGGCCCCGTCGTCGCTCGAGGTCACCGACCTGGTGATCGGTGACGGCCCGGAGGCGCAGCACGGCGGCACCGTCGACGTGCACTACGTCGGTGTCGAGTTCGAGTCCGGCGAGGAGTTCGACTCGTCGTGGGACCGCGGCCAGTCCGCGCGCTTCCCGCTCGACGCGTTGATCCCCGGCTGGCAGGAGGGCATCCCCGGCATGAAGGTGGGCGGTCGTCGTCGCCTCGTCGTGCCGCCGGAGCTGGCCTACGGTCCGGCCGGCGCCGGCCACCGGCTGTCGGGCAAGACCCTGATCTTCGTGATCGACCTGCTCGGCGTCTGA
- a CDS encoding citrate synthase, translated as MSVDNDVTEQTTGKFTYPGGEIDLPILKAAEGSDSVALGSFLAKTGLTTFDGGFVNTAATKSAITYIDGDAGILRYRGYPIDQLASNSTFIEVSYLLIYGELPTPAQLDDFTNRIQRHTLLHEDLKRFFDGFPRNAHPMPVVSSAVNALSAYYQDSLDPKDPEQVELATIRLLAKLPTIAAYAYKKSQGQPFLYPDNSLSLVENFLRMTFGFPAEPYEVNPDVAKALDMLFILHADHEQNCSTSTVRLVGSSQANLFTSISGGINALWGPLHGGANQAVLEMLDEIRASGGDTKAFMNKVKNKEDGVKLMGFGHRVYKNYDPRAAIVKQTADKILETLGVQDDLLEIAKGLEEVALSDDYFIERRLYPNVDFYTGVIYRAMGFPTRMFTVLFALGRLPGWIAHWREMHADPTTKIGRPRQLYTGYTERPYTQMGDR; from the coding sequence GTGTCCGTTGACAATGACGTGACCGAACAGACGACAGGGAAGTTCACCTACCCGGGTGGCGAGATCGACCTGCCGATCCTGAAGGCCGCAGAGGGAAGCGACTCGGTCGCGCTGGGCTCTTTCCTCGCGAAGACCGGGTTGACCACGTTCGACGGAGGCTTCGTCAACACTGCGGCCACCAAGTCGGCGATCACCTACATCGACGGCGACGCGGGGATCCTGCGTTACCGCGGGTACCCGATCGATCAGCTGGCGTCGAACTCGACCTTCATCGAGGTCAGCTACCTCCTGATCTACGGCGAGCTGCCGACTCCGGCTCAGCTCGACGACTTCACCAACCGCATCCAGCGCCACACGCTGCTGCACGAGGACCTCAAGCGGTTCTTCGACGGCTTCCCGCGGAACGCGCACCCGATGCCGGTGGTCTCGAGCGCCGTCAACGCGCTGAGCGCCTACTACCAGGACTCGCTCGATCCCAAGGATCCCGAGCAGGTCGAACTGGCCACCATCCGCCTTCTCGCGAAGCTGCCGACCATCGCGGCCTACGCGTACAAGAAGTCGCAGGGCCAGCCGTTCCTGTACCCGGACAACTCGCTGAGCCTGGTCGAGAACTTCCTGCGCATGACCTTCGGCTTCCCGGCCGAGCCGTACGAGGTGAACCCCGACGTCGCCAAGGCGCTCGACATGCTGTTCATCCTGCACGCGGACCACGAGCAGAACTGCTCCACCTCCACCGTGCGCCTCGTCGGCTCGTCGCAGGCCAACCTCTTCACGTCCATCTCGGGCGGCATCAACGCGCTCTGGGGTCCGCTGCACGGCGGCGCCAACCAGGCCGTCCTGGAGATGCTCGACGAGATCCGCGCTTCCGGTGGCGACACCAAGGCCTTCATGAACAAGGTCAAGAACAAGGAAGACGGCGTGAAGCTCATGGGCTTCGGTCACCGCGTCTACAAGAACTACGATCCGCGTGCCGCGATCGTCAAGCAGACCGCTGACAAGATCCTCGAGACCCTCGGCGTGCAGGACGACCTGCTCGAGATCGCCAAGGGCCTGGAGGAGGTCGCCCTCAGCGACGACTACTTCATCGAGCGTCGCCTGTACCCGAACGTCGACTTCTACACCGGCGTCATCTACCGCGCGATGGGCTTCCCGACCCGCATGTTCACCGTGCTGTTCGCCCTCGGACGCCTGCCCGGTTGGATCGCGCACTGGCGCGAGATGCACGCCGACCCGACCACCAAGATCGGCCGCCCGCGCCAGCTGTACACCGGCTACACCGAGCGTCCGTACACCCAGATGGGGGATCGCTGA
- a CDS encoding acryloyl-CoA reductase: MTFTAMVARENDGAVTLTREEVGENFLPDGDVTIRVEYSSINYKDALAVTPRGGVVRDYPIIPGIDIAGVVERSSSDDFAVGDAVIAHGHDIGTARHGGYAELARVSADQVVKLGTLSTREAAAIGTAGFTAAMSVQAILNGGYRPSDGPILVTGASGGVGTVSIDLLSKFGFEVVASSGKAEAAELLTGLGASSVIGRLPEDPEAKIRPLGKQQWSAAVDCVGGRTLAYVLSSVNYGGTVAASGLTGGAGLDTTVMPFILRGVTLAGIDSVQKNIDFRRDLWHRLEAEFRPQHLDRLIHEIGLDDLPETLQTILAGRAIGRGVVKI, from the coding sequence ATGACATTCACCGCCATGGTCGCCCGTGAGAACGACGGAGCCGTCACCCTCACCCGCGAAGAGGTCGGCGAGAACTTCCTGCCCGACGGTGACGTGACCATCCGCGTCGAGTACTCCAGCATCAACTACAAGGACGCGCTCGCGGTGACCCCGCGCGGCGGCGTGGTCCGCGACTACCCGATCATCCCCGGCATCGACATCGCCGGCGTCGTCGAGCGGTCGTCGTCCGACGACTTCGCCGTCGGCGACGCGGTGATCGCCCACGGGCACGACATCGGTACCGCCCGGCACGGCGGTTACGCGGAACTGGCGCGGGTGTCCGCCGACCAGGTGGTCAAGCTCGGCACCCTGAGCACTCGCGAGGCCGCCGCCATCGGCACCGCGGGATTCACTGCGGCCATGAGCGTTCAGGCCATCCTGAACGGCGGTTACCGTCCGTCCGACGGCCCGATCCTCGTCACCGGGGCCAGCGGCGGCGTCGGCACCGTCAGCATCGACCTGCTCAGCAAGTTCGGCTTCGAGGTGGTGGCCTCCAGCGGTAAGGCCGAGGCTGCCGAGTTGCTGACCGGACTGGGCGCCTCCTCGGTGATCGGCCGCCTGCCCGAGGATCCCGAAGCGAAGATCCGGCCGCTCGGCAAGCAGCAGTGGTCCGCCGCCGTCGACTGCGTCGGTGGCCGCACCCTGGCCTACGTGCTGTCGAGCGTGAACTACGGCGGCACCGTGGCCGCCAGCGGCCTCACCGGCGGTGCGGGGCTCGACACCACCGTGATGCCGTTCATCCTCCGCGGTGTGACCCTCGCGGGCATCGACTCGGTGCAGAAGAACATTGACTTCCGCCGTGACCTCTGGCACCGGCTGGAAGCCGAGTTCCGTCCGCAGCATCTGGATCGACTCATTCACGAGATCGGCCTCGACGACCTCCCGGAGACCCTCCAGACCATCCTCGCCGGCCGCGCGATCGGTCGGGGAGTCGTGAAGATCTAG
- a CDS encoding biotin-dependent carboxyltransferase family protein — MSASLTVVSTGPLATFQDLGRPGFAHLGVPRSGAADLPALRQANRLVGNAEGAAAVEVTLGGWSARATGRLLIAVTGPAVRVRVGGKDVGSHGAVPVSDGDLIEVSTPPRGCRNYVAVRGGFDAPAELDSRSTDTLSGLGPAPLRNGDVLAVGTDADVWPATTFAPAGAVPDLVDLIADPGPRDDRLVDVGVLAVGRWTVTPASNRVGLRLDRTDAAPLPRHRDDLPELRSEGVPLGGVQIPPSGQPVIFLADHPVTGGYPVVAVLNPESVWRAAQLTAGDVVRLRLR; from the coding sequence GTGAGCGCGTCGCTCACCGTGGTGAGCACCGGACCGCTGGCCACATTCCAGGACCTCGGCCGCCCCGGCTTCGCGCACCTCGGGGTGCCGCGGTCGGGCGCCGCCGACCTGCCCGCACTCCGGCAGGCCAACCGCCTCGTCGGTAACGCGGAGGGCGCTGCGGCCGTCGAGGTGACCCTCGGCGGGTGGTCGGCGCGCGCGACGGGCCGACTGCTGATCGCCGTCACCGGCCCCGCCGTCCGGGTGCGGGTGGGCGGCAAAGACGTCGGCAGCCACGGCGCGGTGCCCGTGTCCGACGGCGACCTGATCGAGGTGTCCACCCCGCCGCGCGGCTGCCGGAACTACGTCGCGGTCCGCGGGGGTTTTGACGCCCCCGCGGAACTCGACTCCCGCTCCACCGACACGTTGTCCGGGCTGGGTCCGGCGCCGCTGCGGAACGGTGACGTCCTGGCGGTCGGCACCGACGCCGACGTCTGGCCCGCCACCACGTTCGCACCGGCCGGGGCGGTTCCCGACCTCGTGGATCTGATCGCCGACCCCGGTCCGCGCGACGATCGCCTGGTCGACGTCGGCGTCCTCGCCGTCGGCCGGTGGACGGTGACGCCGGCGAGCAACCGGGTGGGCCTGCGCCTCGACCGGACCGACGCCGCCCCCCTCCCCCGCCACCGCGACGACCTCCCCGAGCTGCGCAGCGAAGGCGTCCCGTTGGGCGGCGTGCAGATCCCGCCGAGCGGTCAGCCGGTGATCTTCCTGGCCGACCACCCGGTGACGGGCGGCTACCCGGTGGTCGCGGTCTTGAATCCGGAGTCGGTCTGGCGCGCAGCGCAATTGACCGCGGGCGACGTCGTCCGGCTGCGCCTCCGCTGA
- a CDS encoding oxygenase MpaB family protein, with product MTQVETVAKAPHLPAPGPDSVTWKYFGSWRGMLMGLWSGSMQNMHPKLAAGVWDHSDFFGERWERLMRSLYPISGVVFDQTPATGREVRDYHLTIKGTMENGERYHALDPDVFYWAHATFWYGNIRCAEAFGPPISEADKRALFDESRAWYAQYGVSMRPCPDTYEEFLEYWDHMCRHVLRDHAAVRTVLDITQLPPPPWMRGWMPTWLWRRQVAVVGRLFMWITTGLYDEPIREMMELSWTDADQRRFERFGKVVNLVMNLVPARYEKHPRPRDAVDRVAGRVPADAPLLETPARNLPSGVERDNPIHYCPVTAARRANLPWQSNEER from the coding sequence ATGACGCAGGTAGAGACGGTCGCGAAGGCCCCACACCTTCCCGCTCCCGGCCCCGACTCGGTGACGTGGAAGTACTTCGGGAGCTGGCGCGGAATGCTCATGGGGCTGTGGTCGGGCTCCATGCAGAACATGCACCCGAAGCTCGCCGCCGGCGTCTGGGACCACTCCGACTTCTTCGGCGAACGCTGGGAGCGGCTGATGCGTTCGCTGTATCCGATCAGCGGCGTCGTCTTCGACCAGACGCCCGCGACCGGACGAGAAGTGCGCGACTACCACCTCACCATCAAGGGGACGATGGAGAACGGCGAGCGCTACCACGCCCTCGACCCCGACGTCTTCTACTGGGCGCACGCCACCTTCTGGTACGGCAACATCCGATGCGCCGAGGCCTTCGGTCCGCCGATCAGCGAGGCCGACAAGCGCGCCCTGTTCGACGAGTCCCGCGCCTGGTACGCCCAGTACGGCGTCAGCATGCGACCGTGTCCCGACACCTACGAGGAATTCCTCGAGTACTGGGACCACATGTGTCGCCACGTGCTCCGCGACCACGCCGCCGTCCGCACCGTCCTGGACATCACCCAGCTCCCGCCGCCGCCGTGGATGCGGGGCTGGATGCCGACGTGGCTGTGGCGCAGGCAGGTCGCCGTGGTCGGACGGCTGTTCATGTGGATCACCACCGGCCTCTACGACGAGCCGATCCGCGAAATGATGGAACTGTCGTGGACCGACGCCGACCAGCGGCGCTTCGAGCGCTTCGGCAAGGTCGTGAACCTCGTCATGAACCTGGTGCCCGCCCGCTACGAGAAGCACCCGCGACCGCGCGACGCCGTCGACCGCGTCGCCGGCCGTGTCCCGGCCGACGCCCCGCTCTTGGAGACGCCGGCGCGAAACCTGCCGTCGGGCGTCGAGCGCGACAACCCGATCCACTACTGCCCCGTCACTGCCGCCCGCCGCGCCAACCTGCCGTGGCAGAGCAACGAGGAGCGATAG
- a CDS encoding D-arabinono-1,4-lactone oxidase yields the protein MTGSATWRNWGGTASCTPSRLIVPQSTEALAADVAAAAERGDTVKAVGSGHSFSEIAVAPGVQVDMSGFRGVRDVDLDAKRITLGAGTPLHQIPALVEPLGLAMTNLGDIDRQTISGATSTGTHGTGGAFGGISTQIRGVTLVDGTGQVRIVDEDDPDLEAAALGLGALGILTDITLQLVDAFAIEAVEAPGDADETIDGFLDKVATVDHYEFYWFPHTTCTLTKTNTRLPASTPSNGPGKVRRYIDDELLSNSAFRLLCTLSAKQPRLVPTINQVSGRVLSARTYTDRSDKIFISNRDVRFREMEYALPLDAVPDALRELRTVIDRRRHRVSFPVEVRAAAADELMLSTASGRASGYVAVHRYHRDDTLDAQSYFRDVEDVMTAHGGRPHWGKMHTRDADYLRSVYPRFDDFLAVRDRFDPQRTFANPYLRQTLGA from the coding sequence ATGACCGGGTCCGCAACCTGGCGCAACTGGGGCGGCACCGCGTCGTGCACCCCGAGCAGGCTGATCGTGCCGCAGAGCACCGAGGCGTTGGCGGCCGACGTCGCGGCCGCCGCCGAGCGCGGCGACACCGTGAAAGCGGTCGGCTCGGGCCACAGCTTCTCCGAGATCGCGGTCGCACCCGGCGTCCAAGTCGACATGTCGGGGTTCCGCGGCGTCCGCGACGTCGACCTCGACGCCAAACGCATCACGCTCGGCGCGGGCACGCCGCTGCATCAGATCCCGGCGCTGGTGGAGCCGCTCGGTCTGGCGATGACCAACCTCGGCGACATCGACCGGCAGACCATCTCGGGCGCCACGTCCACCGGCACGCACGGCACGGGTGGGGCCTTCGGCGGCATCTCGACGCAGATCCGCGGCGTCACCCTGGTCGACGGCACCGGACAGGTCCGCATCGTCGACGAGGACGATCCGGATCTGGAGGCCGCGGCGCTCGGCCTCGGTGCGCTCGGCATCCTCACCGACATCACCCTGCAGTTGGTGGACGCCTTCGCGATCGAGGCCGTCGAGGCCCCCGGCGACGCCGACGAGACCATCGACGGCTTCCTCGACAAGGTGGCGACCGTCGACCACTACGAGTTCTACTGGTTCCCGCACACCACCTGCACCCTCACCAAGACCAACACCCGGCTACCCGCGTCGACACCGTCGAACGGCCCCGGGAAGGTCCGCCGCTACATCGACGACGAACTGCTGTCGAACAGCGCCTTCCGGCTGCTGTGCACCCTCTCCGCCAAGCAGCCGCGGCTGGTGCCGACCATCAACCAGGTGTCCGGCCGCGTGCTGTCGGCGCGCACGTACACCGACCGGTCGGACAAGATCTTCATCTCGAACCGCGACGTCCGGTTCCGGGAGATGGAGTATGCACTCCCCCTCGACGCCGTGCCCGACGCGCTGCGCGAGCTGCGCACCGTCATCGACCGTCGCCGCCATCGGGTGAGCTTCCCCGTCGAGGTCCGGGCCGCGGCCGCCGACGAGCTGATGCTGTCGACCGCGAGCGGTCGTGCGTCGGGGTACGTCGCCGTGCACCGCTACCACCGCGACGACACCCTCGACGCGCAGTCCTATTTCCGCGACGTCGAGGACGTCATGACCGCGCACGGCGGTCGTCCGCACTGGGGAAAGATGCACACCCGCGACGCCGACTACCTCCGCAGCGTTTATCCGCGGTTCGACGACTTCCTCGCCGTCCGCGACCGCTTCGACCCCCAGCGGACCTTCGCCAACCCCTACCTCCGCCAGACCCTGGGCGCCTGA